The stretch of DNA CCGCAACTGCTAGCGCTGGGTGGCGTGGTTGTCCTGATGGTCTTTCTGGCCCGCCGCTATTACCTGAACTTTGAAGCCCATGCCCGTATCCACGGCAATACCCTCAACCCCCAGCGGCCAAAAGCAGACTGAGCGCACAGATTGGGAGTGGGGGCTAAAGCGTGGGTTGGCCTGCGGTGCCGTCAACCCAGTGCTCGCCGTCTTCGTCTACTTCACGCTTCCATACTGGCACTTGCACCTTCAACAACTCAATGATGAAGTCGCAGGCTTCCAGCGCGGCGCGGCGATGCGGGCTGGCGACCCCAATGAGGATGCTGGCCTCGCCGGGCAGCAGGCGGCCCACGCGGTGCTGAATAAACACACGCAAGATGCCGTGCCGCTCACGCGCCGCCTCTGCCGCACCTAACATCACCTTTTCGGCCAACGGTGCAAAGCCCTCGTACTCGATGAATTCCACCCGCTTGCTCTTGTTGGGACTGCGAACTGTACCCACAAAGTAGGCCTGTGCGCCGTAAGCAGGCTGCACCAAAAAGGCGTCCGCCGTTTGTAGCAACAGGGGAGAGGCCGTGACTCCGCACAAGGTCTCTGGGTCTTCTCCAGAGTCGCTGCCGCCCGCCACTGGGGGCAAAAAAGCCACTTCATCGCCGTCATGCAGCACTTGTTCAGGTGTGGCGTACGTTTCGTTGACGGCCACCATGCAGCCTTTGAAGCTCACTCCATGTTGCTGTTCTATGACTGTCGCCACCGCCCGCACATTGGCGGCCTCCGCGACCTCCAGAGAGAGACTTTCCATTCCTATTTCACGCTTCAGGCGCGCAAAAAACACCACGTTGACCCGCATGGCCTGAGCGTATCACGCACCCTAAAAATCATCTCGGACAGCCACGAGCTACAGCTTTTGCGATATGAAGCCGCAAGCGGCGCGGTTCAAGGTTGTGTTGCCATAGAGTGGAATATCTATTTTTCCTGCTTACTCTGCTTGGGTTGAAGCCCCAGAATTGGCGCTCTCAAGCGAGTTTATTTGCGTCTTAAATCTTGTGAGCGGGTGGGGGGTTGACAGTTTTACGTTTCCCCTGTAATCTCTCTGAGCCTCACGAGAGGCGCGGTGCATGACAAGCGAGTGAGAAGAGCGAGAGCAAGCAGAATTTATCGTCTGCGCGCTGAGCGCAGACGTAGCAAGCTGAGGGCGGAGACGCCTTCAGTGGAGCGGTCAAGATATGAAGGGTCCACGGTGGATGCCCTGGCACTGGAGCCGATGAAGGACGCGATTACCTGCGAAAAGCCCTGACGAGCCGGAGATACGCATTGACTCAGGGATGTCCGAATGGGGAAACCCACGCCAATTGGCGTACGCCGCAAGGCGAGGGAACTCAGGGAACTGAAACATCTCAGTACCTGAAGGAAGAGAAAGAGACATCGATTCCGTTAGTAGCGGCGAGCGAACCCGGATGAGCCCAAACCCAAGCGCATGCGCTTGGGGGTTGTAGGATCACTGTTTAAGATTCCAAATGCACACCCGAAATCGCTGGAAGGCGATCCCGAAGAAGGTGATAGGCCTGTAGGGGAAGTGCGTGCGGACTGATGTGACTCCTGAGTAGGTCGTTGTTCGTGAAACGATGACTGAATCCGCGCGGACCACCGCGCAAGGCTAAATACTCCCAGTGACCGATAGCGAACAGTACCGTGAGGGAACGGTGAAAAGAACCCCGGAAGGGGAGTGAAAGAGAACCTGAAACCGTGGACTTACAAGCAGTCACAGCCCCTTATGTGGGTGGTGGCGTGCCTATTGAAGCATGAGCCGGCGACTTAGACCTATCTGGCAAGCTTAAGTCATGAGACGGAGGCGGAGCGAAAGCGAGTCCGAATAGGGCGATATCAGTCAGATGGGCTAGACTCGAAACCAGGTGAGCTACGCATGACCAGGTTGAAACCCCCGTGACAGGGGGTGGAGGACCGAACCGGTGCCTGCTGAAACAGTCTCGGATGAGTTGTGTGTAGGAGTGAAAAGCTAACCGAACCTGGAGATAGCTAGTTCTCCCCGAAATGTATTGAGGTACAGCCTCGGATGTTGACCCCGCCGTGTAGAGCACTGACAAGACTCGGGGGCCTACCAGCCTACCAACTCTTATCAAACTCCGAAGCGACGGGCGTTTAGTCCGGGAGTGAGGCTGCGAGAGCTAACTTCCGTAGCCGAAAGGGAAACAACCCAGACCGCCAGCTAAGGTCCCCAAATATAGACTCAGTGGTTAAGGATGTGTCGTCGCACTGACAGCCAGGAGGTTGGCTTAGAAGCAGCCACCCTTCAAAGAGTGCGTAATAGCTCACTGGTCGAGTGACGATGCGCCGAAAATGATCGGGGCTCAAGTCTATTACCGAAGCTGCGGATTGAAACCTGTTTACAGGTTTTTCTGGTAGGGGAGCGTTCTACAAGCAGAGAAGCGTGACCGGAAGGACACGTGGAGCGCGTAGAAGTGCGGATGCCGGCATGAGTAACGATAAAAGGAGTGAGAATCTCCTTCGCCGTAAGGACAAGGGTTCCTGGGGAAGGGTCGTCCGCCCAGGGAAAGTCGGGACCTAAGGTGAGGCCGAAAGGCGCAGTCGATGGACAGCAGGTCAAGATTCCTGCACTGACTATGTGGAGTGATGGAGGGACGCATTACGCTATTCCAAGCCGAGCTATGGCTATGCCGGTTGGTACGTTCAGGCCGAAGGGGTCAGAAAATCTACCCTTCACATGGCTAAGGCGTATCGGAGCTTCCTCGGAAGCGAAGTGGGAAACGCGACGGTGCCAAGAAAAGCTTCTAAACGTTGAAACATAGTTACCCGTACCGCAAACCGACACAGGTGTCCGAGTGTCAATGCACTAAGGCGCGCGAGAGAACTCTCGTTAAGGAACTTTGCAATCTAACCCCGTAACTTCGGAAGAAGGTCCCGCTACTTCGTAGCGGGCGCAGTGAATAGGCCCAGGCGACTGTTTACCAAAATCACAGCACTCTGCCAACACGAACAGTGGACGTATAGGTGTGACGCCTGCCCGGTGCCGGAAGGTCAAGTGGAGCGGTGAGAGCTGCGAAATGAAGCCCCGGTGAACGGCGGCCGTAACTATAACGGTCCTAAGGTAGCGAAATTCCTTGTCGGGTAAGTTCCGACCTGCACGAAAGGCGTAACGATCTGGGCGCTGTCTCAACGAGAGACTCGGTGAAATTGAATTGGCTGTAAAGATGCGGCCTACCCGTAGCAGGACGAAAAGACCCCGTGGAGCTTTACTATAGTCTGGCATTGATATCCGGATTCTTCTGCGTAGCATAGGTGGGAGCCTGCGAAACTGGCCTCTTGGGGTCGGTGGAGGCATCGGTGAAATACCACCCTGAGAATTTGGCTGTCTAACCCGAAGAATCAACTTCAGGAACAGTGCTTGGCGGGTAGTTTGACTGGGGCGGTCGCCTCCCAAAATGTAACGGAGGCGCCCAAAGGTCACCTCAAGACGGTTGGAAATCGTCTGCAGAGCGCAAAGGTATAAGGTGGCTTGACTGCGAGACTGACACGTCGAGCAGGGAGGAAACTCGGGCTTAGTGAACCGGTGGTACCGCGTGGAAGGGCCATCGATCAACGGATAAAAGTTACCCCGGGGATAACAGGCTGATCTCCCCCGAGAGTCCATATCGGCGGGGAGGTTTGGCACCTCGATGTCGGCTCGTCGCATCCTGGGGCTGAAGAAGGTCCCAAGGGTTGGGCTGTTCGCCCATTAAAGCGGCACGCGAGCTGGGTTCAGAACGTCGTGAGACAGTTCGGTCTCTATCCGCTACGGGCGCAGGACATTTGAGGGGAGTTGCTCCTAGTACGAGAGGACCGGAGTGAACAGACCGCTGGTCTCCCAGCTGTCCCACCAGGGGCACATGCTGGGTAGCTATGTCTGGAACGGATAACCGCTGAAAGCATCTAAGCGGGAAGCCAGCCCCAAGATGAGATGTCCCACTCTATATGAGGTAAGTCTCCCGGTAGACCACCGGGTTAAGAGGTCAGAAGTGTACGCACCGCAAGGTGTTCAGCCGACTGATGCTCATCAGACGAGGTCTTGACCCTCCCCCGCCATTATCCCCTGCCCTTGAACTCTTCTCACCGTCTTGCACTGTTTTTAAGCAGTCCCACAAACCAAGACACCCCCGTGCCCACAGCGCTGTGGACCCACCCCACTCCATGCCGAACTGGGTCGTGAAACGCAGCCGCGCCAATGATACTCGGATGGCAGCATCCCGGAAAAGTCGGTCAGCGCGGGGGTTTTTTTTATCGCGGGAGTAGCTCAGCTGGTAGAGCACTACCTTGCCAAGGTAGATGTCGCGCGTTCGAATCGCGTCTCCCGCTCCACCCATGCCCCCCACTCACGTGGGGGGCGTTTTCATGCCGTTTGCACTCACCGTTTCGTACCGAGCTCCCTGCTTATGCCTGTTCCATCCAGCCTAAAATTCAGCAAGGCAAAATACCGTTCCCAGTACGGCAGAATAAAAAGAATGTTTGAGTTCGAAATTCAGCACCGTGATGGCCGGGCACGTGTCGCGCAGTTCCATACGCCACGCGGCACGGTTATGACGCCCATGTTTATGCCGGTAGGTACGCAGGGTACTGTTAAAGGCATCAGTCCGCAAGAACTGATTGAAATTAAATCGCAGATGATATTGGGCAATACCTACCATCTTATGCTCCGGCCCGGTGAGGATTTGGTACGTGCCCATGGTGGTTTGCCCGGTTTTACGGCCTATCCTGGCCCTTTTCTGACCGATTCCGGTGGGTTTCAGGTCATGAGCCTCGGCCATATGCGCAAAATTACAGAAGAGGGCGTGACCTTCAAAAGTCATCTGGACGGCAGCATGGTCAAGCTGACGCCCGAGCGCAGCATAGAAGTGCAGCAGGCCCTGGGTGCAGACGTGATTATGGCGTTTGACGAATGTCCGCCTTTTCCAGCCGAGCGAGATTACATTACGCGGAGCCTAGAACGAACCATTCGTTGGCTTGACCGTTGCTTGAACGTCCAGAAGAACGATCACCAAGCTCTATTTGCTATCGTGCAGGGCGGCATTCACGAGGATTTGAGGCAGCATAGTTTGGATTTGACTTTGCCTTTCAATACACTGGGATTTGCCATTGGTGGCCTCGCGGTGGGCGAGAGCAAGGCGGAGATGTACCCCGCAGTCGCCTTTACTGCAGCCAGACTTCCAGAAAATAAGCCGCGTTACCTGATGGGCGTAGGGCACCCCGAAGACCTCGTGGCGGGCATTGCGCTGGGTGTAGATATGTTCGACTGTGTGTACCCGACCCGCACTGGGCGTTTCGGGTATGCCCTCACTGACGATGGCCGCCTGAACATGAACTCCAGCGCCCCCAGACGGCAGCTAGAGCCGGTTGACGCTGACTGTGACTGCTACGCCTGCCGCCACTACACACGGGCTTATTTGGCCCACCTGGTGCGTGCCGAGGAGTTGTTGGCCCCCAGAATGCTGTCTCTGCACAACCTGCGCTATCTGCACCGTTTGGTAGAGCGAGCCAGAGACGCTATCGCTGCGGGCCAGTTCCAGCAATGGGCGACCACCTGGGCGGAACGCTATTTTAAGGGTCAGATTCCAGATTGGTTTGCGGCCACATTGCAGCACGATCCCCTACAAGTCCGTCCTCCGGCACCTTTCTGATCATTGTTGCGCTTCGATGAGAGACGTAAGGACTGTCGGGCGGTAGTGTTCGGCGTTCTCAGAAACCTTTGTCCCCTGAGATGAAGTAAGAGATCGGTCAGACAGCGCTTCGTAGGCTTTATTGACCTCCTGCGCTGCATAAGCCGGCCACCCGGCTGTCGCACAAGCTCAGGTTCGGCAGGACACATAGATGAGAAGTTTTTCGCCTTTCCACTCTCATCTACCTTCACATCTTAGTCAGAAACACGCCACATGGCCTAAAAATGGATGTTTATGCTCCTCTCAGGGTTGACCCTGCGATCTTCATGCCTGTATCATCCCCATGATCTGAACTTCTCACGGCCCCAGGGCTAGGGGTAGTCAGGTTGCGCGAAAGAGACATGACACGGTGCACTAGTTCGGGAGAGGAAACCCGGCAACTCGCCCCATCGTCGTCTTTAAAGCCGGATCAGGTTTCCGACGCGCGACACCTTTTGGGGGTTTTCATGATGAAGAAGAGCTTGTTGGTTCTCACCGCCGCGTTGTCTTTCGGCTTCGCTGCCGCGCAAGACACCGCACCTGCCGCACCTGCGCAGGCCCCTACGCTGACCGACGTTCCTGCCGGTCACTGGGCCAAAGACGCCATCGACCGTCTGGTCGAGCGCGGTATCATCCTCGGCTACCCCGATGGAACCTTCCGTGGCACGCAGAACCTGACCCGCTACGAAGCCGCTGTGATCATCGCCCGCGTGTTGGATCAAATCCGCACCGGTGAAGTGACTGTCACTGAAACCAGTGTCTTCACCGCCGAAGACCTGACCGCGTTGCAGAACGCCATTCAGGAACTCGCTGCCGACCTGACCGCCCTCGGCGTCCGCGTTAGCGACCTCGAAGAGAACGCTGTCAACCGCGACGACTTCAGCCGCCTCGAAGCCCGCGTGGAAGAAATCGCCGGTGCCGGTGGCGACGAAACCGCCATCACTGGCATCCAGACCCAGATCGACGAGCTGACCGCCCGCGCCGACGAGTACGACACCCTGCGTGCCGACATTGACGACAACGCCAGCTCCATCGCCGCCCTGAACGACCTGACCGTGTTGCTGAACCAAGACATCCTGAACCTTCAGGATCGTGTCAGCGCCGCCGAAGCTGCTCAGGCCGATTTCGTGACGCGCACCGACTTCGACAACCTGTCGGGCCGCGTGACCGCCGTAGACAACCGCGTGACCGGCGTTGCTGGCCGCGTGACCACCCTGGAGAACGCTCCCAAATTCAGCATCTCCGGCAACATTGATGCTGCTTATGGGCGCATTAACCTGATCAGCGGCACCCAGCACTTCGACGTTGACCGTTTGACCCGCCAGACCTTTGCTGACGGCGTGTTCAGCAGCGGCGTGAACTGCCCCACCGGAGCCTACGCTGCTTCCGGCAACGCAGTGAGCTGCACCGACACCAACAACCAAACCTTCACCGGTGGCATCGGTTTCGGCGTGAAAGCCAGCAATTTGGTCACCGCTAACGGCACCATTGTCGTCAACGACGCTGCTATCAACTTCTACACCAACAACTCCTTTGCTGTTGGCAACGACGTTTCCGTGAACGTAGACAACGCGAGCGCCAGCGGTACCATCAGCGGCCAGAAGTTCGATGTCAACTATCACAACGGCAACAGCAAGTTCAAGTTCAATGACTACTTGTTCGCCAACGACAACGATACTGAAGGCGCAGTCACCCGGCGTGGTGCGGTCATCAACATCGAAGCCACCCAGTTGCCCCTTGCTCCCAAGTTGACTGTCGTTGCTGGCAACGCCAGAGATAACAAAGGCAGCAGCATCCTCGAAGGCAACTACTACGGCGTCCGTGCCAGCGTCAACCCCGGTGGCATCGGTACCGTTGGAGTTTCGTTCGCGCAAATGGACGGCCTGACTTCTGCTGGACGCAGTGCTTACGGCGTAGATTACGACGTCAAGTTTGGCCCCGTCGGCATTACTGGTGCGGGCGTTGCTAGCGTTCAAGCCTCTCCTGCCACCTTCGTGTCGAGTGGCGGAACCTTCCAGAATGCTGTGAACAGCGCCGACTACGCTTTCTACACCGATGTCAAAGCTGACTTCGGCGTCGTGAAGGCCGCAGCCAACTACCGCGCCATTGAAGCTGCATACGCCAACGGTGAAGCCAGCATGTCCGGCAATGATTCGGCGTACTACACCGATTACAAGACCAGCCAGCCCTACGGTGCGGATCAGGTCGGCTTCGGCGGCGCTTTGTCCACCAACCTCGGCCCTGTCGTGTTGGGCGCTTATGGCGATTCCTACGTGCCCTACAACAACGGCGACCGCAACACCAGCTTCGGCGTCAGCGGCGGTGTGAAGTTCGGCGCTCTGTCGGCAGTCGGTTTCTACAACCGCGCTACCCTCACCACCGGTACGTCCACTCGCCAGCTTGCAATTGATGCTAACAACTTTGCGTACAACTTGGGTACTCCTTACATGGATACCGCAACTGTGCCCTTCGCTTTCTCCAGCACGTTCGGTGGCGTCCTGAAGCATGACGGCGCTGCAACCAACGCTTTGATTCCCGGCCTGAGCTTTACCGTTGCCGACGCTTACTTCTACGGTCTGCGCCGCGACAACGCGGGAACGGTCACGGTCAACGACACTTTGGATGGCAGTGCCAATGACCTTCAGGTTTACGGTAGCTACAGTGGCACCTTCGCTGGCGTCAAGATCGAGCCGTTTGCTCGCTACCACTTGTTCAAGACGACCAACGATGCCCGTGTCTTTGATCAGAACGCTGCAGCCAACGCTACGACGACTGCAACGACTGCCAACATCGGCACCTCGACCTACAACACGGTCAAGTACGGCGTGAAGCTCAGCACTCAGCCCCTCACCGGTGTGCCCTTGCAGCCTAGCTTCTTCGCTAACTTTGCCAATCGCCTCACGACGCCCGGCAGCCAGACGCAGGTCATCACCACCAGCGCAACCGAGTTGTTTGGTCAGGCAGGCATTACCCTGAACCAGTTCTTGGTGCCCAACATGAAGGCTAGCTTGGGCTACGCCTACTACCAGGGCTTCAACGTTGCTTCGACCATCAATGCGAGCAGTGCGAGTGCTGCAAGCGCAACCTACAGCGCTGCTGCTGACCGCATCTACTCCAGCCCCTTCAGCGGCGGCGGAAGCCCCTTCATCAACACCTCTGGCTTCGGTACGGCCAACGGCAAGGTGGACGGCGTCTTCGGACAACTCTCGTGGAACGGCATTGCTGCCAACTACGGCGTGTTCCGCAACACCAACCTGAACGACAACACGACCAGCGTTGCTCAGGGCTTCAAGGTCAACTACACCTTCAAGTTCTAAACCGCTTCTCCCTGAGCCATTAGGTTCAGTGTCAGCAAAGGCCATCCTTCGGGGTGGCCTTTCTGCTTTTCAGTTTGGACCTTTGACCTAGAGAACCGCTAAACTGCTGCCTATGCTTGCTGTGTTTGGTCACCTGAATCCCGATACTGACGCCATCTCTGCCGCTCTGGTCTATGCCCGGCTTCTCACCCGGCAGGGCGTGGAGGCTCAGGCTTACCGCTTAGGCGACCTGAATTTTGAAACGGCGTTTGTGTTGCGCGAATTGGGGGTGGAGGCACCCCCGCTGTTGCCCCAGCTTGCGCCCGGTTCAGCGGTGGCGCTCGTGGATCACAATGAGAGTGCCCAGTCGGTTCCCAACCTGAGCGAACTGGACGTGACACGGGTGGTCGATCACCATAAACTGGGCGACCTGACCACCTCGCAGCCCGCTTACCTGCGCTTCGAGCCGGTGGGCTGCACGGGAACGTTGCTGTTGAAGCTGCATTTAGAGGCACATCTACCCGTAGAAGTCATGGATGCCAAGCTGATGCTGAGTGCGATTCTGAGCGATACGCTGCATTTCCGTAGTCCGACCACCACGCAGGCAGACCGGGAAGCGGTGGCTTTCCTTGCACCCATTGCGGGCGTGACTGATGTGGAGGCGTACGCACTGGCGATGTTTGCTGCCAAGAGCGATCTGGGTGATACACCTGCCGAAACGCTGCTCCGGATGGATTACAAAGTCTTCCCCTTTGGCGACCCCGCCCAACCCCAATCGGTACAACGCTGGGGCCTGGGCGTCATAGAAACCACCAATCCCGCCTACGTGTTTGGGCGG from Deinococcus sp. QL22 encodes:
- the tgt gene encoding tRNA guanosine(34) transglycosylase Tgt, translated to MFEFEIQHRDGRARVAQFHTPRGTVMTPMFMPVGTQGTVKGISPQELIEIKSQMILGNTYHLMLRPGEDLVRAHGGLPGFTAYPGPFLTDSGGFQVMSLGHMRKITEEGVTFKSHLDGSMVKLTPERSIEVQQALGADVIMAFDECPPFPAERDYITRSLERTIRWLDRCLNVQKNDHQALFAIVQGGIHEDLRQHSLDLTLPFNTLGFAIGGLAVGESKAEMYPAVAFTAARLPENKPRYLMGVGHPEDLVAGIALGVDMFDCVYPTRTGRFGYALTDDGRLNMNSSAPRRQLEPVDADCDCYACRHYTRAYLAHLVRAEELLAPRMLSLHNLRYLHRLVERARDAIAAGQFQQWATTWAERYFKGQIPDWFAATLQHDPLQVRPPAPF
- the moaD gene encoding molybdopterin converting factor subunit 1, producing MRVNVVFFARLKREIGMESLSLEVAEAANVRAVATVIEQQHGVSFKGCMVAVNETYATPEQVLHDGDEVAFLPPVAGGSDSGEDPETLCGVTASPLLLQTADAFLVQPAYGAQAYFVGTVRSPNKSKRVEFIEYEGFAPLAEKVMLGAAEAARERHGILRVFIQHRVGRLLPGEASILIGVASPHRRAALEACDFIIELLKVQVPVWKREVDEDGEHWVDGTAGQPTL
- a CDS encoding S-layer homology domain-containing protein, giving the protein MMKKSLLVLTAALSFGFAAAQDTAPAAPAQAPTLTDVPAGHWAKDAIDRLVERGIILGYPDGTFRGTQNLTRYEAAVIIARVLDQIRTGEVTVTETSVFTAEDLTALQNAIQELAADLTALGVRVSDLEENAVNRDDFSRLEARVEEIAGAGGDETAITGIQTQIDELTARADEYDTLRADIDDNASSIAALNDLTVLLNQDILNLQDRVSAAEAAQADFVTRTDFDNLSGRVTAVDNRVTGVAGRVTTLENAPKFSISGNIDAAYGRINLISGTQHFDVDRLTRQTFADGVFSSGVNCPTGAYAASGNAVSCTDTNNQTFTGGIGFGVKASNLVTANGTIVVNDAAINFYTNNSFAVGNDVSVNVDNASASGTISGQKFDVNYHNGNSKFKFNDYLFANDNDTEGAVTRRGAVINIEATQLPLAPKLTVVAGNARDNKGSSILEGNYYGVRASVNPGGIGTVGVSFAQMDGLTSAGRSAYGVDYDVKFGPVGITGAGVASVQASPATFVSSGGTFQNAVNSADYAFYTDVKADFGVVKAAANYRAIEAAYANGEASMSGNDSAYYTDYKTSQPYGADQVGFGGALSTNLGPVVLGAYGDSYVPYNNGDRNTSFGVSGGVKFGALSAVGFYNRATLTTGTSTRQLAIDANNFAYNLGTPYMDTATVPFAFSSTFGGVLKHDGAATNALIPGLSFTVADAYFYGLRRDNAGTVTVNDTLDGSANDLQVYGSYSGTFAGVKIEPFARYHLFKTTNDARVFDQNAAANATTTATTANIGTSTYNTVKYGVKLSTQPLTGVPLQPSFFANFANRLTTPGSQTQVITTSATELFGQAGITLNQFLVPNMKASLGYAYYQGFNVASTINASSASAASATYSAAADRIYSSPFSGGGSPFINTSGFGTANGKVDGVFGQLSWNGIAANYGVFRNTNLNDNTTSVAQGFKVNYTFKF
- a CDS encoding manganese-dependent inorganic pyrophosphatase, which translates into the protein MLAVFGHLNPDTDAISAALVYARLLTRQGVEAQAYRLGDLNFETAFVLRELGVEAPPLLPQLAPGSAVALVDHNESAQSVPNLSELDVTRVVDHHKLGDLTTSQPAYLRFEPVGCTGTLLLKLHLEAHLPVEVMDAKLMLSAILSDTLHFRSPTTTQADREAVAFLAPIAGVTDVEAYALAMFAAKSDLGDTPAETLLRMDYKVFPFGDPAQPQSVQRWGLGVIETTNPAYVFGRQAELLAAMDQVKAADGLNGVLLSVVDILNESNRTLVLSATEEKLMREAFGVETDGQVADLGARISRKKQVVPALEAYFAPGTPSV